In a single window of the Hydrogenobaculum sp. 3684 genome:
- a CDS encoding gamma carbonic anhydrase family protein, protein MLKAYKNFYPKIGSGVYIADNAFVIGDVELGDDVSVWFGTVIRGDVNYIKIGDRTNIQDNSVIHVTHNTHPTIIGHDVTIGHGAIIHGCTIKNFVLVGMGATIMDGATIEDFVLVGARALITPNKHIPSGVLVAGSPAKIVRDLKPEEIELIKESASNYVRYKNNYLANP, encoded by the coding sequence ATGTTAAAAGCTTACAAAAACTTTTATCCAAAAATAGGTAGCGGTGTATATATAGCAGATAACGCTTTTGTAATAGGAGATGTTGAGCTTGGAGATGATGTTAGCGTATGGTTTGGCACTGTCATAAGAGGAGATGTAAATTATATAAAAATTGGCGATAGAACAAACATTCAAGATAACTCCGTAATCCATGTAACCCACAACACGCATCCAACCATCATAGGACACGATGTCACTATAGGGCACGGGGCTATAATACACGGATGCACTATAAAAAATTTTGTATTGGTGGGAATGGGAGCTACCATCATGGACGGAGCTACAATAGAAGATTTTGTCTTGGTAGGGGCAAGAGCCCTCATAACCCCAAACAAACATATACCAAGCGGTGTTTTGGTGGCAGGAAGCCCAGCTAAAATAGTAAGGGACTTAAAACCAGAAGAGATAGAGCTTATAAAAGAATCAGCTTCAAACTATGTAAGATATAAAAATAATTATTTAGCAAATCCTTAA
- a CDS encoding NifB/NifX family molybdenum-iron cluster-binding protein gives MKTLKTVERFTLPEGFESFENHVAIPIKAPKENSPIKISPLFGEVKFFAFYDKNSKTIKTLRNPVERGGMVIRFLLSLGVRELIVLHMGQGAYNLAIANGMKVYFAEDDKISFDELLRKYESNELTLVTPDKFELLIRFSCSNHHHHH, from the coding sequence ATGAAAACGCTTAAAACGGTAGAAAGATTTACATTGCCAGAAGGCTTTGAATCTTTTGAAAACCATGTGGCTATACCAATAAAAGCCCCAAAGGAAAATAGCCCTATAAAAATATCACCACTTTTTGGAGAAGTGAAGTTTTTTGCTTTTTACGATAAAAACTCAAAAACCATTAAAACCCTAAGAAACCCGGTAGAAAGGGGCGGTATGGTGATAAGGTTTTTGCTATCTCTTGGTGTAAGAGAACTTATAGTCCTACATATGGGACAAGGAGCTTACAATCTCGCTATAGCAAACGGTATGAAGGTGTATTTTGCCGAAGATGACAAAATAAGTTTTGATGAGCTTTTAAGAAAATATGAATCTAACGAACTTACCCTCGTAACCCCTGATAAGTTTGAGCTTCTTATAAGATTTAGCTGCAGTAATCATCACCATCATCATTAA
- the rfaD gene encoding ADP-glyceromanno-heptose 6-epimerase: protein MRRFLITGGAGFIGSRIALRLQELYPKAYILVVDNFFSGHFKNLYGFKGDVIEGAIEDKDLWEYLKKEYASFEAVFHNGAITDTTILDQKLMMDVNTNSMKYIIDACIKWDAKLIYASSAGVYGNTEAPMKEDRGLIPENVYGFSKLMADNMVKNKMEEYPSFRVVGFRYFNVYGMGEQYKGKTASMIYQLAMQMKSGKNPRLFKYGEQKRDFVYIEDVLQANIKALERYDASGIFNVGYGKARSFNDIVEVLNRLMGTNYEIEYFDCPYEFYQNYTEADISAIKEKLGYEPKYDLESGIEHYLKSLKLI from the coding sequence GTGAGAAGATTTTTAATAACAGGCGGAGCAGGTTTTATAGGCTCAAGGATAGCCCTTAGACTTCAAGAGCTTTACCCAAAAGCTTATATCCTTGTGGTGGATAACTTTTTTTCAGGACACTTCAAAAACCTTTATGGGTTTAAAGGTGATGTTATAGAAGGGGCTATAGAAGATAAAGATCTATGGGAATATCTTAAAAAAGAATACGCCTCTTTTGAAGCGGTATTTCACAACGGAGCTATTACAGATACCACAATCCTGGATCAGAAGCTTATGATGGATGTAAACACAAATAGCATGAAATATATAATAGATGCTTGTATAAAATGGGATGCAAAGCTTATATACGCTTCTTCTGCTGGAGTGTATGGCAATACAGAAGCACCTATGAAAGAAGATAGAGGTCTTATACCAGAAAACGTATACGGCTTTTCAAAGCTAATGGCTGATAATATGGTTAAAAATAAGATGGAAGAATATCCTTCTTTTAGGGTAGTGGGTTTTAGATACTTCAACGTATACGGCATGGGAGAGCAATACAAAGGCAAAACCGCCAGCATGATTTATCAACTGGCCATGCAGATGAAATCTGGCAAAAACCCAAGGCTTTTTAAATACGGTGAGCAAAAAAGAGATTTTGTTTATATAGAAGATGTGTTACAGGCCAATATAAAAGCTTTGGAGAGATACGATGCTAGTGGTATATTTAACGTAGGATATGGCAAAGCAAGAAGTTTCAACGATATAGTAGAGGTTTTAAACCGTCTTATGGGTACAAACTACGAAATAGAGTATTTTGACTGTCCATACGAGTTTTACCAAAATTATACAGAAGCCGATATCAGTGCTATCAAAGAAAAGCTTGGCTACGAGCCTAAATACGATTTGGAGTCTGGTATAGAGCATTATCTTAAAAGCTTGAAACTGATATGA
- the tgt gene encoding tRNA guanosine(34) transglycosylase Tgt, giving the protein MFKIEKTDGLARAGVLSTSHGDILTPVFMPVGTKGTVKAMTHRLLEELGTQIILGNTYHLYLRPGPELIEKFGGLHKFINWNKPILTDSGGFQVFSLSKKNSSNVKITDDGVYFKDHLQGDKHLFSPERVIEIQEIFGSDIMMPIDECISLPASYEYTKEALYRTIRWLERSKKAKKRKDQMLFGIVQGGEYKDLRKLSARLTVEFDMDGYSIGGLSVGESKDIMYSMTYYVVEELPFDKPHYLMGVGKPEDILEAISLGVDMFDCVIPTRNARTGLLYTSKGELVLRHERYKEDPRPVDEECECYTCKNFSRAYLRHLFMMEEISSYILNTIHNLHFFLNLTKKAREAIIQGRFLDFKNEMLEKFNMKNHSINAN; this is encoded by the coding sequence ATGTTTAAGATAGAAAAAACCGATGGTTTAGCAAGGGCTGGAGTTTTATCTACTTCACATGGTGATATATTAACACCTGTTTTTATGCCGGTGGGTACAAAGGGTACTGTAAAAGCCATGACCCACCGTTTGTTAGAAGAGCTTGGTACTCAAATCATCCTTGGAAATACTTATCATCTTTACCTAAGGCCAGGACCTGAGCTTATAGAAAAGTTTGGAGGTCTTCATAAATTTATCAACTGGAATAAGCCTATTCTTACAGATAGTGGTGGTTTTCAAGTGTTTTCTTTGTCTAAGAAAAACAGCTCAAACGTTAAGATAACAGATGATGGAGTTTATTTTAAAGACCACCTTCAAGGGGACAAACATCTTTTTAGCCCTGAGAGAGTGATAGAAATTCAAGAGATATTTGGCTCAGATATCATGATGCCAATAGATGAGTGTATATCACTTCCGGCTTCTTACGAATATACAAAAGAAGCTCTTTATAGGACTATAAGATGGTTAGAGCGTTCTAAAAAAGCCAAAAAACGAAAAGACCAAATGCTTTTTGGCATTGTTCAAGGTGGTGAATACAAAGATTTGAGAAAGCTTTCTGCAAGACTCACTGTAGAATTTGATATGGATGGTTATTCTATTGGCGGGTTGTCTGTGGGGGAGTCAAAAGATATCATGTATTCTATGACCTATTACGTTGTAGAAGAACTGCCGTTTGATAAACCCCATTATCTTATGGGCGTTGGAAAACCAGAGGATATATTGGAAGCCATTTCTCTTGGTGTTGATATGTTTGATTGTGTAATACCTACAAGAAACGCTCGTACTGGGCTTTTATACACATCAAAAGGTGAACTTGTTTTAAGACATGAGCGCTACAAAGAAGACCCAAGACCTGTGGATGAAGAATGTGAATGCTATACATGTAAAAACTTTTCAAGGGCTTATTTGAGACATCTTTTTATGATGGAGGAAATATCTTCTTATATTTTAAATACTATTCACAATCTTCACTTTTTCTTAAATCTTACCAAAAAAGCCAGAGAAGCTATAATCCAAGGTAGGTTTTTGGATTTTAAAAACGAGATGTTAGAAAAGTTTAATATGAAAAATCATAGCATAAATGCAAACTAA
- the cysM gene encoding cysteine synthase B yields MNLKGIFWVLGEHDEPYLKPRESSLELVGNTPLVRIKKVLEAFDINPNVKIYAKLESTNPGGSVKDRAALSMFLNAIKKGIIQKDKAVIDATSGNTGIALAMVGASLGIKVELAMPSNVSEERKKILEAYGAITHYTDPLEGTDGAILYVRDLVKKYPDRYVYLDQYNNQANWQAHFYSTGIEIYNQTKGQITHFVAGIGTGGTIMGTGRRLKVYNPNIEVIGIQPAYPFHGIEGLKHIESSIKPGIFDETFLDRTIFVDTEEAYELTRRLAKEEGLFVGQSSGAALAGAIKLAKELESGLIVTVFPDGGDRYLSTRVWGK; encoded by the coding sequence ATGAATTTAAAGGGTATTTTTTGGGTATTAGGAGAGCACGACGAGCCTTATTTAAAACCAAGGGAAAGCTCTTTGGAGCTTGTGGGCAACACACCTTTGGTAAGAATAAAAAAAGTTTTAGAGGCTTTTGATATAAACCCAAATGTGAAAATATATGCAAAGCTTGAATCTACAAACCCAGGTGGCTCTGTAAAAGATAGGGCTGCTCTTTCTATGTTTTTAAACGCTATAAAAAAAGGTATTATACAAAAAGATAAGGCTGTGATAGACGCCACCTCTGGCAATACGGGTATAGCGCTTGCTATGGTGGGAGCTTCACTTGGTATAAAAGTAGAGCTTGCTATGCCATCAAACGTAAGCGAAGAGCGTAAAAAGATACTGGAGGCTTATGGGGCTATAACCCATTATACTGATCCTTTGGAAGGCACAGACGGAGCGATACTCTACGTAAGGGACCTTGTAAAAAAATATCCAGATAGGTATGTGTATCTAGATCAATACAACAACCAAGCCAACTGGCAAGCTCATTTTTACTCTACAGGTATAGAGATATACAATCAAACTAAAGGTCAGATTACTCATTTTGTAGCAGGGATTGGTACCGGTGGGACTATAATGGGTACTGGTAGAAGGTTAAAGGTTTATAATCCCAACATAGAAGTTATAGGCATCCAACCAGCCTATCCATTTCATGGCATAGAAGGCCTAAAGCATATAGAATCTTCTATAAAACCAGGTATTTTTGATGAAACGTTTTTAGATAGAACAATCTTTGTAGATACGGAAGAAGCTTACGAACTTACAAGAAGACTTGCCAAGGAAGAAGGACTTTTCGTAGGACAATCTTCTGGAGCTGCCTTGGCTGGTGCTATAAAACTTGCCAAAGAGCTTGAAAGTGGGCTCATTGTGACGGTGTTTCCAGATGGCGGGGATAGATATCTATCCACTAGAGTGTGGGGTAAGTGA
- a CDS encoding DUF177 domain-containing protein — MEILNLVDIFKSQKTYSFEEDIKKDFWKDFLPEDIESVEANVKINISPKGYMRYELSLKLEAKVRAFCSVCLKEFGFDIVLDEVFELLDKGLETYSKSHMLKEEEFYTYYIDQEEFDPSEVVLDALIGAIPIKFLCEESCSLPSKVEQGNKSFAILKELLTKEEKNGGTKA, encoded by the coding sequence ATGGAGATTTTAAACCTTGTAGATATTTTTAAAAGCCAAAAAACTTACTCTTTTGAAGAGGATATAAAAAAGGATTTTTGGAAAGATTTTTTACCTGAGGATATAGAAAGCGTTGAGGCCAATGTGAAGATCAATATATCACCAAAAGGTTATATGAGATATGAGTTATCTTTGAAGTTAGAGGCTAAGGTAAGGGCTTTTTGTTCTGTTTGCCTTAAGGAGTTTGGATTTGATATAGTTTTGGACGAGGTTTTTGAGCTTTTAGATAAAGGTTTAGAAACATATTCAAAATCACACATGTTAAAAGAAGAAGAATTCTACACTTACTACATAGATCAGGAGGAGTTTGATCCTTCTGAGGTTGTTTTGGATGCTCTTATAGGTGCTATCCCTATAAAATTTTTATGTGAAGAGTCTTGCAGTTTGCCGTCAAAAGTTGAGCAAGGAAACAAAAGTTTTGCTATACTTAAAGAGTTACTAACTAAGGAGGAAAAAAATGGCGGTACCAAAGCGTAG
- the aroD gene encoding type I 3-dehydroquinate dehydratase, with product MKIAIPITDENFDEVLVKARNADILEFRVDYFSNKDISFVSGLLKKAKENGFETILTIRSEKEGGAYVENRVEMFEKLMPLSDYTDIELSSTDIITYISRLSKEYNKKLIVSYHNFEMTPANFVIKETIREALRYGDIPKIALKANSYEDVARLMCSASDIKTPKILISMGEFGKISRIAGFIFGSFISYAYLEKPNAPGQLSLEEMLKLKEMFYLR from the coding sequence ATGAAAATAGCTATACCAATAACCGATGAAAATTTTGATGAGGTTTTAGTAAAAGCCAGAAATGCGGATATTTTAGAATTTAGAGTAGATTACTTTTCCAACAAAGATATAAGCTTTGTATCTGGGCTTTTAAAAAAAGCAAAAGAAAATGGTTTTGAAACGATACTAACTATAAGAAGTGAAAAAGAAGGCGGAGCTTATGTAGAAAACAGAGTAGAAATGTTTGAAAAGCTTATGCCTTTATCTGATTATACAGATATAGAGCTTTCTTCCACAGATATAATAACCTATATATCAAGACTCTCAAAAGAGTACAACAAAAAACTTATCGTCTCTTATCACAACTTTGAAATGACACCGGCAAACTTTGTTATAAAAGAAACCATAAGAGAAGCCCTAAGATATGGAGATATTCCAAAAATCGCTTTAAAAGCAAACTCCTACGAAGATGTGGCAAGGCTTATGTGTAGTGCTAGCGATATAAAAACACCAAAAATACTCATATCTATGGGAGAGTTTGGCAAAATCTCAAGAATAGCTGGGTTTATCTTCGGTTCTTTCATAAGCTACGCATATTTGGAAAAACCAAACGCCCCAGGACAGCTTTCTTTAGAAGAGATGCTTAAACTAAAAGAGATGTTTTATTTAAGATAA
- a CDS encoding beta-ketoacyl-ACP synthase III, translated as MGVSIKSIGIYVPSHVVTNEDLEKNIDTSDEWITTRTGIKRRHIAKDESIYDMAVKAGKMALEKAGLEEVDLIIVATLSPEMLFPAVACVVQQHIKSRFAFDISAACSGFLYGLDIAKSYIESSNVNSILLIGAEKLSSIVDWTDRSTCVLFGDGAGAAVITKGEGDILSSVMFSDGKYKDLLYAEKCGFLKMNGKEVFKYAVRNMEAACRMAIEKAGVSIDEISLVIPHQANIRIINSLAQKLGVPSSKVYVNIQEYANTSAASIPIAMYEAFEKGLLKRKDKILLTAMGGGLTWGASVLEF; from the coding sequence ATGGGTGTATCTATAAAGTCTATAGGCATTTATGTGCCTTCTCATGTTGTTACCAACGAGGATTTGGAAAAAAACATTGATACTTCCGATGAATGGATTACTACAAGAACTGGTATAAAAAGAAGACACATAGCAAAAGATGAGTCTATATACGATATGGCTGTGAAAGCTGGTAAGATGGCTCTTGAAAAAGCCGGTTTAGAAGAAGTAGATCTTATAATAGTAGCCACTTTAAGCCCAGAGATGCTTTTTCCAGCAGTAGCTTGTGTAGTCCAGCAGCATATAAAATCAAGATTTGCTTTTGATATATCGGCTGCTTGTAGTGGGTTTTTGTATGGGCTTGATATAGCAAAATCTTACATAGAAAGCTCAAATGTAAATTCAATACTTCTTATAGGGGCAGAAAAACTTTCTTCTATAGTGGATTGGACCGATAGGAGCACCTGTGTGCTTTTTGGAGATGGGGCTGGTGCTGCTGTAATTACAAAAGGAGAAGGGGATATACTATCAAGCGTTATGTTTTCCGATGGTAAGTACAAGGATCTTCTTTATGCTGAGAAATGCGGTTTTCTAAAGATGAATGGAAAAGAGGTGTTTAAATACGCTGTAAGAAACATGGAAGCTGCTTGTAGAATGGCTATTGAAAAGGCAGGCGTTAGTATAGATGAAATATCTCTTGTGATACCTCATCAGGCAAACATACGTATAATAAACTCGTTGGCGCAAAAACTTGGTGTTCCAAGTTCAAAAGTTTATGTAAACATACAAGAGTATGCAAACACCAGTGCTGCTTCCATACCTATAGCCATGTATGAGGCTTTTGAAAAAGGGTTATTAAAAAGAAAAGATAAAATTCTATTAACGGCTATGGGCGGAGGACTTACGTGGGGAGCTAGCGTTTTGGAGTTTTAA
- the plsX gene encoding phosphate acyltransferase PlsX — translation MESFRIALDCMGGDYAPDEIVKGGILALDELNCEVLFVGKEELIRQVLKKYKLREDIKIINSEDSIEMNSSPSSVLKRKNSSLYIAGKLLKENQADALVSAGNTGAVLAIGKFVVGSSEFLERPAIAVALPNKLGKKTVLVDVGANVDSRPRHLLDFAIIGHTYAEEILGVKNPTIGILSIGEEEGKGNELVKETFPLLKETKLNFKGNAEGRDIYNGTFDVIVCDGFVGNIVLKASESLGMALIDMIKEEVMKRKISKLGALLMKPAINAFKRKVDFEEYGGTPLLGAKKPVIITHGRANAKAIKNAIKIARAFLSHHFNERMKENFVKYIEPVLKEQ, via the coding sequence ATGGAAAGCTTTCGTATAGCGCTTGACTGTATGGGGGGTGATTATGCCCCCGATGAGATAGTAAAAGGTGGTATACTAGCTTTAGATGAACTAAACTGTGAAGTTTTATTTGTAGGGAAAGAAGAGCTTATAAGACAAGTATTGAAAAAGTATAAATTAAGAGAGGATATAAAGATTATAAATTCTGAAGATTCGATTGAGATGAACTCATCTCCTTCTTCTGTGTTAAAAAGAAAAAACTCGTCTTTATATATAGCTGGTAAACTTTTAAAGGAAAATCAAGCCGATGCTCTTGTGTCTGCTGGCAACACCGGTGCTGTGCTGGCGATAGGTAAATTTGTAGTGGGATCGTCGGAGTTTTTAGAAAGACCAGCTATAGCGGTAGCTCTTCCAAACAAGCTTGGTAAGAAGACGGTGCTTGTGGATGTGGGAGCAAACGTTGATAGTAGACCAAGACATCTTTTGGATTTTGCCATCATAGGGCATACTTACGCAGAAGAGATACTGGGTGTAAAGAACCCCACCATAGGTATTTTAAGTATAGGAGAAGAAGAAGGGAAAGGCAATGAGCTTGTAAAAGAAACGTTTCCGCTTTTAAAAGAAACAAAGTTAAACTTCAAAGGAAACGCTGAAGGTAGAGATATATACAACGGCACTTTTGACGTCATAGTATGCGATGGGTTTGTAGGAAATATAGTTTTAAAAGCATCTGAAAGTCTTGGTATGGCTCTTATAGATATGATAAAAGAAGAGGTTATGAAAAGAAAAATAAGTAAGCTTGGGGCACTTTTGATGAAACCAGCTATCAACGCTTTTAAGAGAAAAGTAGATTTTGAAGAATACGGTGGTACACCGCTTTTAGGAGCAAAAAAACCTGTTATAATAACACATGGTAGAGCCAACGCGAAAGCCATAAAAAACGCTATAAAGATAGCTAGGGCATTTTTATCTCACCACTTCAACGAAAGGATGAAAGAAAACTTTGTAAAATATATAGAACCAGTTTTAAAGGAGCAATAA
- the rpmF gene encoding 50S ribosomal protein L32: MAVPKRRTSRWRRNQRRAQAFFAKLKSFNVVKCPNCGEFAMPHRACPYCGYYRDKQVLEV, from the coding sequence ATGGCGGTACCAAAGCGTAGGACTTCTCGTTGGAGAAGAAACCAAAGAAGGGCGCAAGCTTTTTTTGCGAAGCTAAAATCTTTTAATGTGGTAAAATGTCCAAATTGTGGAGAATTTGCAATGCCACACAGGGCTTGTCCTTACTGCGGTTATTACAGAGATAAGCAAGTACTAGAAGTGTAA
- the ilvD gene encoding dihydroxy-acid dehydratase, with translation MRSDIIQKGYDKAPHRSLLRACGFKDEDFGKPIIGVANSYIDIVPGHVHLREFVEPIKEEIRKAGAIPVEFNTIGVDDGIAMGHYGMHYSLPSRELIADAIETVVEAHQLDGLICIPNCDKIVPGMLMGALRVNVPTVFISGGPMAAGKIGDKKVDLISVFEGVGKLNKGEITEKDLLVIEQNACPSCGSCSGLFTANSMNCLTEVLGLGLPGNGTILAIDPRREMLARAAARQIVELVKIDLKPRDIVTKASFDNAFRVDIAMGGSSNTVLHLLAIAREAGIEYKMEDIDKISRETPTLCKISPSSDYHMEDLDRAGGISAIMKELLRNGLLDGKQRTVTTKTIEEIVKDVEIMDENVIRRIDNAYSKDGGLAILFGNLAPKGSVVKTAGVAKEMLQFKGKAICFDSEEEAIDGIRGGKVKPGHVVVIRYEGPKGGPGMREMLSPTSTIMGMGLGSSVALITDGRFSGGTRGACVGHVSPEAAAGGPIGIVQDGDEILIDIPNRKLELLISQEEFDARLKAFKPKEKPIKSSWLKRYRKLVKDASEGAILSAD, from the coding sequence ATGAGAAGCGATATAATACAAAAAGGTTATGACAAAGCCCCGCATAGATCTTTACTGAGGGCTTGTGGTTTTAAAGATGAGGATTTTGGAAAACCTATCATAGGTGTTGCTAATTCTTATATAGATATTGTGCCTGGGCATGTACATCTTAGAGAATTTGTAGAGCCTATAAAAGAAGAGATTAGAAAAGCAGGTGCTATACCAGTAGAGTTTAACACCATAGGTGTAGATGACGGTATAGCAATGGGACATTACGGTATGCACTACTCTTTGCCAAGTAGAGAGCTTATAGCAGATGCTATAGAAACCGTTGTAGAAGCTCATCAGCTCGATGGTCTTATCTGCATACCAAACTGCGATAAAATAGTCCCCGGTATGCTAATGGGTGCTCTTAGAGTAAACGTGCCTACGGTGTTTATAAGCGGCGGTCCCATGGCTGCTGGTAAAATAGGAGATAAAAAAGTAGATCTTATATCTGTTTTTGAAGGGGTTGGCAAGCTAAACAAAGGCGAGATAACAGAAAAAGATCTTCTTGTTATAGAGCAAAACGCTTGTCCTTCTTGTGGTTCTTGTTCTGGGCTTTTTACGGCAAACTCTATGAACTGCCTTACTGAAGTGCTTGGTCTTGGACTCCCAGGAAACGGTACTATCTTAGCCATAGACCCAAGAAGAGAAATGCTTGCAAGGGCTGCTGCAAGACAAATAGTAGAACTTGTGAAGATAGATTTAAAACCAAGGGATATAGTTACAAAGGCATCTTTTGACAATGCTTTTAGAGTGGATATAGCTATGGGTGGATCTTCCAACACTGTGCTTCATCTTTTGGCTATTGCAAGAGAAGCAGGTATAGAGTACAAAATGGAAGATATAGATAAAATCTCAAGAGAAACACCTACTCTTTGCAAAATATCCCCTTCTTCAGATTATCACATGGAGGATTTGGATAGGGCTGGCGGAATAAGTGCTATCATGAAAGAGCTTCTTAGAAATGGTTTACTTGACGGCAAACAAAGAACAGTTACTACAAAAACTATAGAAGAAATTGTAAAAGATGTAGAAATAATGGATGAAAACGTAATAAGACGTATAGACAACGCTTATTCAAAAGATGGCGGTCTTGCTATACTATTTGGTAATTTGGCACCAAAAGGAAGCGTGGTAAAAACTGCCGGTGTTGCCAAAGAAATGCTACAATTCAAAGGCAAAGCTATTTGTTTCGATTCTGAAGAAGAAGCTATAGATGGCATAAGAGGTGGAAAGGTAAAACCAGGCCATGTGGTGGTCATAAGATACGAAGGTCCAAAAGGCGGGCCTGGTATGAGAGAGATGCTAAGTCCTACTTCCACCATAATGGGCATGGGACTTGGAAGTTCTGTGGCTCTTATTACAGATGGAAGATTTTCTGGTGGCACAAGGGGAGCTTGCGTAGGTCATGTTTCCCCAGAAGCAGCAGCTGGTGGTCCTATCGGTATTGTTCAAGATGGTGATGAAATACTTATAGATATACCCAATAGAAAACTTGAGCTTTTAATATCTCAAGAAGAGTTTGATGCTCGTTTAAAAGCTTTTAAACCAAAGGAAAAACCTATCAAAAGCTCATGGCTTAAGCGTTATAGAAAACTCGTAAAAGATGCTTCAGAGGGGGCTATTTTATCTGCGGATTGA
- the aroC gene encoding chorismate synthase, with the protein MGLRFLSAGESHGQALISILEGLPSNLEVDIDFINNELRRRQGGYGRGGRMAIEQDKANILSGVRFGKTTGAPIAIEIKNKDWENWQNKMAPFGQKPEDFKDFTRPRPGHADLIGGIKYNQKDLRNVLERASARETASRVAIGAFCKLLLKALNIEVYSYVLSVGKISATPPSDDPSINAKEAEKSVVRFVDPAKDQEVIEYIDKAKEQGESLGGIFEVVAVNVPPGLGSYIQWDKRIDGDIAKAMMSIQAIKGVEIGLGFKGATLFGSKVMDEIGYENGYTRYSNNLGGTEGGMTNGMPIVVRAAMKPIPTLMNPLRSVDIISKEPIKASKERSDVTAIAAASVVGEAMLSFVIAHHILEKFGADSMEELIINYNQYLEYVRSF; encoded by the coding sequence ATGGGTTTAAGATTTTTAAGTGCTGGTGAGTCTCATGGACAAGCTCTTATATCTATATTAGAAGGGTTGCCATCAAACCTTGAAGTGGATATAGATTTTATAAACAACGAACTAAGAAGAAGACAAGGCGGATACGGAAGGGGCGGGCGTATGGCTATAGAGCAAGACAAAGCCAATATCTTATCTGGGGTTAGGTTTGGAAAAACCACCGGTGCTCCTATAGCCATAGAGATAAAAAACAAAGATTGGGAAAACTGGCAAAACAAAATGGCTCCTTTTGGTCAAAAACCAGAAGATTTTAAAGATTTTACAAGGCCAAGACCTGGACATGCTGATTTGATAGGTGGTATAAAATACAATCAAAAAGACTTAAGAAACGTCTTAGAAAGGGCTTCTGCCAGAGAAACCGCTTCAAGAGTAGCGATAGGGGCTTTTTGTAAGCTTTTATTAAAAGCTTTAAACATAGAAGTTTATAGTTATGTCTTAAGCGTTGGGAAAATATCTGCAACACCACCATCTGACGATCCTTCTATCAATGCCAAAGAAGCTGAAAAGTCTGTCGTAAGATTTGTAGACCCAGCCAAAGACCAAGAGGTAATAGAGTATATTGACAAAGCTAAAGAACAAGGGGAAAGTCTTGGTGGAATATTTGAGGTAGTGGCTGTAAATGTACCACCTGGGCTTGGATCTTATATACAATGGGACAAAAGGATAGACGGGGATATAGCAAAAGCTATGATGAGCATTCAAGCTATAAAGGGAGTGGAGATAGGACTTGGTTTTAAGGGGGCTACGCTTTTTGGATCAAAAGTGATGGATGAGATAGGATACGAAAACGGTTATACTAGGTATTCAAACAATCTCGGTGGCACCGAAGGTGGTATGACAAATGGAATGCCTATAGTAGTAAGAGCTGCCATGAAACCCATACCTACTCTTATGAACCCTTTAAGAAGCGTAGATATTATCTCAAAAGAACCGATAAAAGCCAGCAAAGAAAGAAGCGATGTAACAGCCATAGCAGCTGCTTCAGTTGTAGGAGAAGCCATGCTTAGTTTTGTAATAGCTCATCATATATTAGAAAAATTTGGCGCAGATTCCATGGAAGAGCTTATAATAAATTATAACCAATACCTTGAATACGTGAGGTCATTTTAA